A genomic window from Cricetulus griseus strain 17A/GY chromosome 4, alternate assembly CriGri-PICRH-1.0, whole genome shotgun sequence includes:
- the LOC100765094 gene encoding olfactory receptor 148 — protein sequence MGNHTLLHEFILLGIPQTQGLETLLFVLFLFIYFFTLLGNLLIFTAIVSSSTLHTPMYFFLGLLSIFDMLFPSVTCPKMLLYLSGQSPAISYKGCAAQLFFYHFLGSTEGCLYSVMAYDRYVAICHPLRYMLIMKPGVCLSLVTVSWLVGCLQSSILTSFTFHLTYCGPNHVHHFFCDIPAVLPLACTDSKLAQKVGSINVGFLALMLLFSVCVSYAHIGIAILKIRSAEGRQKAFSTCSAHLTAILCAYGPVIIIYLQRTPNPLLGAVVQILNNIVSPMLNSLIYSLRNKEVKRSLRRVFHSLA from the coding sequence ATGGGAAATCACACATTGCTGCATGAATTTATTCTATTGGGAATACCCCAGACACAAGGACTGGAGACTCtgctctttgttttattcttattcATATACTTCTTCACATTGCTTGGAAATTTGCTCATCTTTACAGCAATAGTTTCTTCATCTACTCTTCACACTCCTATGTATTTCTTCTTGGGACTTCTATCCATTTTTGACATGCTATTCCCATCAGTAACCTGTCCCAAGATGCTCCTTTATCTCTCTGGTCAGAGCCCAGCCATCTCTTACAAAGGCTGTGCTGCCCAACTTTTCTTCTATCACTTTTTGGGATCTACTGAAGGTTGCCTCTATTCTGTGATGGCTTATGATCGCTATGTTGCCATCTGTCACCCACTGAGATACATGCTCATCATGAAACCTGGAGTGTGCCTGAGTTTAGTCACAGTATCCTGGTTAGTAGGTTGTCTTCAATCCAGCATCCTAACATCCTTTACCTTTCACTTAACTTACTGTGGACCCAACCATGTCCATCATTTCTTCTGTGACATTCCTGCAGTTTTACCTCTAGCTTGCACTGATAGTAAACTGGCTCAGAAGGTGGGTTCCATTAATGTTGGCTTTCTGGCTCTGATGCTTCTCTTCAGTGTTTGTGTCTCTTATGCACACATTGGGATTGCCATTCTGAAAATCCGTTCAGCAGAAGGCAGGCAGAAAGCATTCTCCACCTGCAGTGCCCACCTCACTGCCATCCTCTGTGCCTATGGACCTGTAATCATCATCTACTTACAGCGCACACCAAACCCCCTGCTTGGTGCTGTGGtgcaaatattaaataatattgtcTCACCCATGCTGAACTCTTTAATCTATTCACTGAGGAACAAGGAAGTGAAGAGATCCTTGAGAAGGGTGTTTCACAGTTTAGCCTAG